In the Nilaparvata lugens isolate BPH chromosome 9, ASM1435652v1, whole genome shotgun sequence genome, one interval contains:
- the LOC120353118 gene encoding death-associated protein kinase 2-like, whose amino-acid sequence MHNIHLAHLDLKPENVLVVSRLEWLPHIKVIDFGLSQWLDETGADVKTVFGTPEFVAPEVVNYDSLSLATDMWSIGVITYILLSGASPFLGETKQETYSNVVNGTFSFDREYLNQSAKMPKISFVDCSLRIQG is encoded by the exons ATGCACAACATACATTTGGCACATCTTGATCTAAAG CCTGAGAACGTGCTGGTGGTATCACGACTGGAATGGCTGCCGCACATCAAAGTGATTGACTTTGGTCTGAGCCAATGGCTGGATGAGACAGGGGCGGATGTGAAGACTGTGTTTGGCACCCCTGAGTTTGTGGCGCCCGAGGTCGTCAATTATGACAGCTTATCGCTAGCTACTGACATGTGGTCCATCGGTGTTATCACTTATATTTT GTTAAGTGGAGCATCGCCTTTCTTGGGTGAAACAAAACAGGAGACTTACTCAAATGTGGTGAACGGCACGTTTTCATTTGACAGGGAGTATTTGAATCAATCAGCGAAGATGCCAAAGATTTCATTTGTCGACTGCTCGTTAAGGATCCAAGGTTAG